The Arachis ipaensis cultivar K30076 chromosome B05, Araip1.1, whole genome shotgun sequence nucleotide sequence TGGTGCTCTTTATGCGGTGTATCATCTATGATCTCacattccttcatttcttctgcaTCAATATTTGGGTTATGTATGAAGTAATATTAGTTTCAACATCTTTAATGTCTTCTAAAAATTCTCCCTTCAACTTCTCCTTTTAATGTCCATCTGTTTTTTTATTCATTCTTTGCTACATACATTTATTTCTCTCTGGCAACCCTTCCTCTTCAACTCCTTCCTTAATATCAGGTAAGAAGAAcgaaaaatttcaaatttaaattttgaattgaaaAAACAAGCATATTTATAACCCCTTCTTCTATTATTTACTATATTCTTCTGGTTGCTTTgcccattttttatttttcaatctgTCATTGTGATCACAGTGGTGGTGATGGAGAGCATGGTGATAGTTGCGATTGCTACAACTGCAATGGGATGGGTCACATGACTTGGAATTGTAACCAAGGAGGCATGTATGGCAGTGATGGTAGATGCAAATCTGCTACAACTATGGGGATTCTGGATATTTTGCAATGAACTGTCCAACAAGCTCTTTGAAAACAAGGTTTTATCACTTTCGATTTTCAGaaattttcaatttcaagatTTTTCGTTtgatgtttttcaaatttttgttcAGATCtactattttttgaatttttttattttttaaatcgttttttttttattcatcaaaTTCTACACTTTCAGTGAGATGTTCAATTACGAGACTCTAAAACAGTAAACCTTATCCATTCCGGGTAGTGATTTAAAGTATTTTGATAAAGAGAACTTGAGAATTGGATATTTTATAGTATTTACTATTTTCTATACCATTAATTTATTTGTAGTCTCCCATTCAATAGATGATACATATATATTCTGGATATTTATTTGTATTTACTATTTATAACATGCAACACTAACGGTATATATATGTATCATCTATTGATATTCTTTTATTTGTAATATGAATACAATTTAGTTTTATTTAGGTATCTCACCTTTCATTACCTGtttatattatgtattatatCATGTATTTTTTATGTACATTTTAGTCACCTAATTTTTATCATATGATTATGATatgtatttaatatatattttttttgttatttttgcaTAATTATACAATACTGCTCTGTTCTCATTGCATGCAAAACTTACTCAAATGTAATTTTACCCTTTGTTCTACTACGATCTGGACCTTTCATCCTTCAATTTCTGCTATAACAGTTGTAGTGTAGCTGATAAGATTTGTCGTCTTGCTTTTGTATTCATATTTTTACAAATAATAAACTAATGTGCTTGCTTATTAGACTATATGCTAAACTCATTAGTTATCTATAATTTCAACAAATAATAACTATAATGTTTTGTTTTTATGTACATTGCTTCTTTATTTATTCCTCATATCATCTCTGAGGGTCTTCCTTTTTTCTAATTTAAAGGTAATCTTATCTGCTtgccatatttttttatttttctatttgttCTTATGTTTAATAATAGGTTCTCTTATGTTATTACCTGTAATCAGTTTCTGTAAATATTACTGATTCCATCtccaaataataatattatacatCCTTGAGTTATTGTTTAGTTATCTTTTCACCAAACCATTCATAAAGTCATTATCTCATACTGATTGAATTACTGAACCAATGGCTTTCTCATTCAATCTTCTTAAGGAACTTGATGCATTCACTGAGCATCATGCATGGTGCATACAAGTTATGTAATATATTATATGTTACGTGTTCATGGATATTATgttcttaatttttattataaactaTTAGTGAGTCTTTATGGTTACTTTTTTATTTTCGATTTCTTCTCCTTTCCATACATATTGTTTATTTGACACCATTAGCAGAAAACAAAAGATACTATTCTAATAAATTGTTAAATTCTTTGCTTTATATTATGCTACTACTACTTGATTTATCAAGTACATGCAAGATGCAACAATATAGACGACTCTAAATTGGCGCTTGATCTCGAcagttagttatttttattttgatgaaAAGTGTTATAAGATTTTTCATTTTTACTAGATACATTTGAATGCTTTCTATGTTTCAAGTGTTTATATAGATGTAAGATTAAGTAAGATATATTAAGTATTTCCCGTGATTCGCACGGACAATGCACTTAGAACACATAAATGTAAAatgtaattatataaaataacatTAAATTTAATATCatgtaattataaaatatttatagcaTTTTGAAAAAAATGAGATGTAAGCGATCAAAATTGCCAATTTTGGTGTTTTTAATGTTTGTAGTTTGTATAAGtgtttttttctattattatctATAGGTGTTAAATATGTATGATTTTTAAACTCATAAAGTTATTCAAATACAAATAAATTATGTAGTATCTTTTTAACctatccatttttttattttttaactgtTATACAATCATATTAATGTAGCATTGTGTATTAGACATTCTAAACGTAGCATGGgttattttttagaaaatatatataatgtttaatatgatatatatatatatatatatatatatatatatatatgaatgcaaNNNNNNNNNNNNNNNNNNNNNNNNNNNNNNNNNNNNNNNNNNNNNNNNNNNNNNNNNNNNNNNNNNNNNNNNNNNNNNNNNNNNNNNNNNNNNNNNNNNNNNNNNNNNNNNNNNNNNNNNNNNNNNNNNNNNNNNNNNNNNNNNNNNNNNNNNNNNNNNNNNNNNNNNNNNNNNNNNNNNNNNNNNNNNNNNNNNNNNNNNNNNNNNNNNNNNNNNNNNNNNNNNNNNNNNNNNNNNNNNNNNNNNNNNNNNNNNNNNNNNNNNNNNNNNNNNNNNNNNNNNNNNNNNNNNNNNNNNNNNNNNNNNNNNNNNNNNNNNNNNNNNNNNNNNNNNNNNNNNNNNNNNNNNNNNNNNNNNNNNNNNNNNNNNNNNNNNNNNNNNNNNNNNNNNNNNNNNNNNNNNNNNNNNNNNNNNNNNNNNNNNNNNNNNNNNNNNNNNNNNNNNNNNNNNNNNNNNNNNNNNNNNNNNNNNNNNNNNNNNNNNNNNNNNNNNNNNNNNNNNNNNNNNNNNNNNNNNNNNNNNNNNNNNNNNNNNNNNNNNNNNNNNNNNNNNNNNNNNNNNNNNNNNNNNNNNNNNNNNNNNNNNNNNNNNNNNNNNNNNNNNNNNNNNNNNNNNNNNNNNNNNNNNNNNNNNNNNNNNNNNNNNNNNNNNNNNNNNNNNNNNNNNNNNNNNNNNNNNNNNNNNNNNNNNNNNNNNNNNNNNNNNNNNNNNNNNNNNNNNNNNNNNNNNNNNNNNNNNNNNNNNNNNNNNNNNNNNNNNNNNNNNNNNNNNNNNNNNNNNNNNNNNNNNNNNNNNNNNNNNNNNNNNNNNNNNNNNNNNNNNNNNNNNNNNNNNNNNNNNNNNNNNNNNNNNNNNNNNNNNNNNNNNNNNNNNNNNNNNNNNNNNNNNNNNNNNNNNNNNNNNNNNNNNNNNNNNNNNNNNNNNNNNNNNNNNNNNNNNNNNNNNNNNNNNNNNNNNNNNNNNNTTATTTATGCACCTCATCTTTTATTATATGATCATATTATGTAttacattatgtattttttttaccCAACTTTTATCAGATGATTATGATATGATATTAACCATGTGATCATTCAAATTTTCTTAATAGTTGTTAATAGATATTTAACAAGTTGAGAATGTTTGTATATTTAAAGTTATATTAACACATCCATTTGAGTTGAAGGTAGACATACCCAGAATGTGTGAGTTTAGATGTTTTTATtcatgtgttttttttttgttaaacctAATTTTTTCCCTATACAATGAACATGAGAAATTCTTTTTTGTTATGTAATatgacataaaaaaaatttcttaataTTAGTAATTAACATGTAAGaaataatttcaattttttatttaataaaaaaatctacatatattaatttaatttgattaatgGTTGACATCATATTATATGCAtacataatatatttttttatttctgtaCTGAATATTTTCTATACGATTAATGATTTTTTTGACCGTACTAGACATTCTTCATGCATCGCACGGATCATTCACTAGTGTATAATGATAATAGAGTTCTCTGTTATGGAAAGTGACCATGCCCAATTACGtgttaaattattattgattatgtacagtattttatttaaaatttaaattcaatcaattcgatttatataaaaatataaatgaaaaCATACATGTAATATTAGAACATATAAATCAAATTCaatcaattcgatttatataaaaatataaataaaaacatTTAGGTAACGTTTTTAATTTTGGAAGATTCAGATAATTTTAATGATTTTTTGATTTATATAGATAAATTAGGAAAAAATGCCATATTAaactaaatagaaaagaaaattacgtAATTTTATCAAAACAAAAAACATAATATGAATCACCAAAGTATATTTTAATGTAATTCGAATGAGATTAGTTCGAATTAGCTAAAGCAAGAGTAATTCGAATCACTTAAATTAGTCCCTATCAAAGTAATTCGAATGGACtcaattcgaattatgcatgAGTGGATCCAAGGAGTAATTCTTATATTGATTCGAACTACATGCAAACATGATCCACACTAgttcgaatcagggtgattcaAACTAGCCCACCATTTTGACACCATAGTAATTCGAAATAGGTTGATTCGAATTGCACACATAGTAATCCAACCAATGTTAAATCGAATTCAATTAGTTCGATAATACGAGTCTATGAAAAAAATTGCATTTTATGAAATTTAAACATTTTTATTATATGATAGATTAGTAAAAGagtacattacaaatttttatcgTACTCATCATAACAATATTTAGTAGAATCATTTAATTTAATATGACATTTATCCGATAAACTAGTATTTTTACCCGTAATACTATTACGGAAATATAAGttttttaaaattacataagtctTGATATTATAGATTATGACACGAAAAATTTATAGTATTAAACTATATACTTTTATAAAATGGTATTAAGGGACAAAAGTCTCTGTCGGCTAAGAAGACCATAatcttaaacaaaattaaataataaatttttagttattattttcaaatgaaagagtttaatttttttacttaaggaagagagaagaggggagaggtttttaattttaaaggaaaagatttgattttaattgcaatgagagagtgacatgtgacacattttggccttaaaattagtaatatataatagatatataaatataatatataatatagctatattttaattttagtatttcgattttaattttaatttaatttaaatacaatTAGAGAATGTTATAttgtatattttgattgtcaaattcgtaattagtcattgataatgatatataagagagataTAATGAGTGAAgaaatgagagagatagagaaatgaagagagaagagaggagagttctttgattttggaggaaaagatttgatttcaattacaatgagagagtgacatgtggcacattttgacCTTAAAATTAGAGATACTAGAATGAGTTAgaagatgtgtcttgaatttgtatataaaaaaacaCTGTAAAATTTCCCAAAAAAAACATTGTAACCAGGAAAATGAGTAGTGAgatattccttttttttttcttctcttttttttgtcAATATCAAGGGTTGTTGTGTTGTTGAGCCTTGGAGAGTTTGAGAGAGTGGAGGTCCTGAATCAATTCAAGAATGTTGTTGTGTGAAGAACCACCAACCTTAATAGCCTTCTTCGCTTCAACACTCAGCTTTTTCGCTCTTCTCCTcatctcttcatcttcttctccgCCACCCATCAAAGAAGCTATGGCTTTTCCAATGTCTTCCCTACTCACAACTTGGCTCCCAAACTCATTCCAGTTCCTCCACTCTTTCACACCCACCGGAACCCCAATCCTCAGCACATCCACCACCAGCTTCTCATTGAAGAAATGCTCTGCAAACAGCGGCCACGTCACCATCGGCAGCCCCGCGTTCACGCTCTCCACCACCGTGTTCCACCCGCAGTGTGTCACCAACCCTCCGATCGCCGCATTCTCCAATATCAGAAGCTGCGGTGCCCAACCCCATATCAGATACCCTTTCCCGCTTTTCCTCACTCTCTTCTCAAACTCTTCAAGAAAACTACCACCTCCTTCTTCTTCGTTCTTTCTAACCACCCAGATGAAGTTATGCCCCGAACCTTCTAATGCATGCCCAATCTCAACGAGCTGAGAGTTAGGGAACTTATTCATGCTCCCAAAACTCACGTACAGAACTGAATTCTCGGGCTTCGTGTTCAGCCATTTGAGCCACCCTTCTTCTTCTTGAGATTCTGGTTTTGTTTGACCTCTTGCTGCTTTATCCGAAGCATCTTGGTTGGCCCACAATGAAACAGGGCCTAACCCCCAACTCTTGGTGCCCATCACCTTCTTGTAATGCACATAGTAATCGCTTTCGAGCTCGTAGAAGCTATTGAAGAGGGAGCCATAGCTTCTCTTCTCTGACTCTGCGATAGTCCTCATCAACTCCGTGTAGAGATTCGGTGTTCTAACCCATTCTGGTATCTGCAAACGCGTCATCTCCAATTCATGCGGCAAATCAGGTAGCACAAACTTTTCAGAGTCCGAATCAACCTTGAGGTAGGGTTTATAGTGTTGAACAGAGTGCAGTGCAGATCTAGCAAGGTAACTAGCTCCATGAAACATGATCCTGGGAATCCCAAGCTTTGCGGCGGCATCAACACTCCAAGGGTAGAACATGTCGGTGACAATGAAATCAGCATTGAGTTGCTGGAAGAGGCTCTCCATCTCCGGTTGGAGGATGGCGAGGCCCATGAAGATCTTGGGGAGCATGTCCTTACCGGCGTCGACGTTGAAGGCTTCAACGCCGGCGGGGAGGCCCACCATGGAAGCAGGGAACTTTAAGGAGTGAGTTCTAATGGGTCTTCCACGAGCGGAGTCAAGGTCAATGGATTTCTGGAAGATGGTGGCGTTGTGTGAGGTGGTGAGAATGGTGACGTCGACGCCGTGCATGGCGAAGAGCCTGGCCATATCAACGAGGGGGATGATGTGACTTGTTGAgaggaaaggaacaaaaattgCCCGTAGGTCATGATTTTCCTTTTCCATAGCTATAGATTGTGAATACAATATTGCTTTATTTGGCATAGTTTTAAACACTGCCTTATAAGCCCACCTGGAAGGAATCCAATCTATATATTCATATTCAATATTCACTCTTAAGCACGCAAAACGCACCCAAAGCGGGACACTCGTGCTACAATTTTATAATCTTATCTCtgtatattaaaaaaacaaaaatattaggACGGATTcatttgtaaaaatattttttatttttaattttttacattttaaaaatgtgattaatttgtgaaaaaaatatttatttttaaatataaaaaataataaaaatattttgtattgattgttttatttttaaaaataaaagattaaaaaaatcaaataaaataaaaaaattgaaaaaaaaaactttactTTTTCAAGACTTTAATGATAAGGTATGTTGTTGGAttactagattttaaaattagaTTAAAAGAATTGAGTTGATGATCAATAGAAGTAATGGCCAAAAGTAATCATTTCTGATGGCCTATAATATATTTCAATTGAAAAACTTCTGGAGCCATCAACTTTTAGTATATTTTGCCATTATTTGACCAACACAAGCATTAAATtgtctttaataaataaattttattaatttggtTGAAAACTGTATTGAATCATGtgtaaaaaaattctaaaaaatataggtataaattatatattttttgtgtgtAAAATGTCTATAAATATGAGTGTAAATTATCGCTAGGCAGGtgttaacaaaaaataataatatttgctaGATATATAGCATCGTTCTTCtcaatttttaatttagaatattaaaataaaagtttataatttaaattgtaaatttaaaataaataaaataatttttaaaaattaatttgttttgACTGAAAAAGGTTTATTACTCTACTAAAGAAAGATAATacataaaatagaaaaattttataACAGGTTTTAAACTTCTAATAAGGTCttgtaatttaaaaatttttcaatttaagttTGTGTATGGTATATTTTTTAAACAATAGATAGCCATTTAAAAAATCATCAATATTAACCaataaacaaaaaacaaagtTCAATACTTATATTGTTttaaggataaagtatattttttgtttctgaagtttgacaaaaatttttaaaatatttttaaattttattttgttttaatttggttccaaaagttttttatttgcatcaaatatatccctgacggctaatttttcaaaaaatttaagactaattcaacaacaatttcataagaacaaccctcaacacaagcaaatcaaacataattttcatgcattattattaaattggtcttaaatttttaaaaatactataatagggCAACGGATTCCTTGCTCCATATTTTATGTGGGAATATCATTAACccacttaaaaataattataaattgaaccccgttttttttttttgaaaaaactaaaaattagaAATTGACCTATGTATTTATTAACTTTTACACTTTTCCCTTTTTAATTTTGATCACAGATTCAACGTTGTAAACCATTGCTCTGATAGGAAGTAATTGGTAtccagagaaagagaaagaagaggacAGAGGATAAGTTATTGTTTTGCAGCATGAAGCAGCAGCTACCTGGCGTTGATGCTAAATTGCAGAAGattaaagagaagagaagagaagagaagaaaaaagaagagaagagaagcatTTCTGCTAGGGTTTTTCATTCAATTTCATTCACCACCATTCTCTCATCCTCTTCCTCTGCTGTATCTCTTGTTCGCCAATCCTCACCGTCACAACACGCCTCAGATGACGCCGCAACCTGCTTCCGCCGCCGCCGCGCAAGACGTTGCCTCAACGCTTGGAGGTTAATTAATCATTATGCCTTTTCAATTCATCATTTcgtatgtttttttcttttttgggtgATAATAGTGATGATATTGCTGTGCTACTCAGTAGTTAGGAGGAATGTTATTGCCATGAAAACGAAACAAAATTGAGTGTAAAGGCCAATCAAATCTGAACGTTGAACCATTCCCTTTTCAACGTCAAAACCTCAACTAGCAAAGTAGATGACTGAATCAAAGAATTTTACCTTTATAACAATAATGATTGCATGTCTATATAAATTTGTTTCCAGTAAAGTTATAATTAAATTCTTGTGCAGATGTGTGAATGTGATTTCatacaaaataatatttttcctttgtaTAATTATGGCCTCATGTCCATTTTAACCCCCTTCTTGGCTTTTTGCACTTTGCTATTCCTTTTTTCTTGCCTTTACTGCAAGTCCATAACCATATGATATGATATGAATGTCATTTGATAATGACTTGGATGACCACATGAACATTGAAGATGACTCACTAGTAAGTATTTTTACCAATGAGTTATGACAAAGTTTTAATTGTTGCCTATTAGCTAGTACTAATGATATTATATTGTTTATATTGTAGGTATATGATGAGAATGCTTCGTACAGTAGCAATGAAGTGTTGTAATATGGTATAGTATTTTGGTTTAAGGTTGTGGAATCCTTTATTTCTGGTTTAAGATGCTAGTTAGGAATATTTCATGTAAATTTATTTACAAAGGCCATGTGACATGCGAGATTTAACTTGAGCATTAGACCATACGTTAGGTTCCAAAAATTGTCTCCCATAGAATTCATTGTAAACATTTTCTCCCTTCCCCCTTTCCTTTTTAAATCCTGTTGTAATTTCAATTAAAATTATTCAATACGATATGGTTAATTTTGATCTTACCTGTAATTGTGTGACAGTTCTGATCTGCAATTAGCAATAGCCTTGCAACAACAGGATATCACTACATTCCAAATATGTATAAGCCACTACCTTTTCACTTTCATCTTTCTTTCTGGTTAATTTTCATGAATCTAAGATGAGTTTGTGTTGTGAAATTAGATTCTGAGTTTTCAGATTCTAAGTTTTCAGATGGCTTTAAGATCAAGGAATGCAGGACTGTCTACTAATAGCAATAACGCAGAATGGATTGAACCATGATCTTTAGGGCAATTGCTTTTGATGCTATATCCTTTGGTGTGTCTTGTTGGATTTATCTTAAACTAGGCTAATATCTTTGGTCCTGTATGAAGTATTTGGTCAAAGAAAACTATTCTTACCAACATTTTTAATTCTCCCAGTTAAAAAAATAAGGTAAATAACACTGATGATTTTTAGTTTTATCCAGAATTATAAGTTTTTAATAGGATAATATAAAAGTGATACACAATGAGAGAGATAAAAAATAATCATACAAATAATTGATCTATCTTAAGTTATATAATACAATATAACTTCATACAAATAATCATATAAAGCTACAAAGTACAACatcaatcataaaataaagtaacaCAATTATTATTCACTTgaaggaggagaaagaggcaAGACTTTTTTAGAAATATTCCAATATTGCATCACTGCCATGCAAATATCATAGTATATTGATCTATGCTGCAAGAATTCGCAAAGCACTTGGATAACAACTTATATGCACTCTGGTTGTAATATTTAAGACAGAATTCATCATTGTTGACATTGAGCCTGCAGTCATCCATTTTCCTTTAAAAGAAAACAGAACTGAAGTATAATCTAGCCCGTAGGTACATTCATAGAACTGAAGTATATCTCATGAAAAGTAAGAAAAgtaagaataatagaaaagacTCAAAGAAAAGTATATCTCATGAAAAGTAagaaaaggctcaaagtggtcgCAGCCTCGCAGGAATAATCTAAGCCTGTAGgtacattcataggttgagggATATGTTACCTACAATCAAATCATAACCAAATTTAGTATAAAAAAGGCTCAAAGTTTGACAATAATGTCAATTTGCTTATATAACTAGAATATACAAGTATCAATATATAAGAAGCAAATTTTACCATAAGTGCTGATAAGTTGTCCTTGTGAGTTTCTGCGGCCTTTCTCAACTCTGCAATGTTAATGTTACCCTTGGGGTTTCTGCACATCATAGTTTCCTAATGCACATCATACATTTGATGCTTTAATTCTAGTTATGCTATTGCCTAGTTGACACTCATTCCTTCTGATATCCTCTTTGAACTTTCTACTATTAAGCATTGCTTCATACAGGCTAATTTATAATGATAGAACAGAAGTAAATATTATGCCATTCTAATCACTTTACTCTCTCTAAAGTACAAAAACCACCAACCAGGAGACAATGATATCATATTTGATCTACTTTCTGAGGAAAAACTAATGGCATCTCAACAGATTTATTATGACAGCAAAATTAACACCGACTGAAATTCGAGACAGAGCAGATGGTGAGAATTTAATTACCTTTGATTTTGGAGTAATGTTCAATGACATCATCAACAAGACCATCAAAATTAGGGATATAGCCATGGAGGCCTTGTGAAAGGCCAAATCCAGGATAATCCATAGCAAAGACTCTGTATCCAGCTAATGCTATCTTCCTAGCTATGCCTGAAAATAATCCCATGACACGTTCGAGTTGCTAATTCACAGCATTACTGCTCTAGTTAATTGCAGATACATGTTATTAATACCAGGAACATGCCTTCAAAGAAAAAAGTGCAGAtgtctccatatccatcacagaAAAACACTGTTGCTTTTGGCTTGGATGCCTCAGGAAGCCAACTCTTGCAGAATATTTCAATGCCCCTTGAATTCACCTCGTATGACTGTTACATTACATAACAGATAACCATCAATCATCTGATGACAACAACTAACCTCGTAGAATCTGCTGTGCGGCAGCGGGAAGCGGGTTGCACGACGGCGGGGAAGTGGGTTGCGCGGCGTGGAGAAGCGGGTGGCGCGGCGGCCGTGGAAGCGGAAGCGGGTTGCGAGCGGCTGCAGAAGCGGGTTGCACGGCGAAGATGAGCGGATGAGAGAGACggcagaggaagaggaagagaccATGACAATCAATATTGAAAGAGGGCAAAACCTATCAGAGCAATGGTTTACAACGTTGAATCTGTGATCAAAATTAAAA carries:
- the LOC107642749 gene encoding soyasapogenol B glucuronide galactosyltransferase: MPNKAILYSQSIAMEKENHDLRAIFVPFLSTSHIIPLVDMARLFAMHGVDVTILTTSHNATIFQKSIDLDSARGRPIRTHSLKFPASMVGLPAGVEAFNVDAGKDMLPKIFMGLAILQPEMESLFQQLNADFIVTDMFYPWSVDAAAKLGIPRIMFHGASYLARSALHSVQHYKPYLKVDSDSEKFVLPDLPHELEMTRLQIPEWVRTPNLYTELMRTIAESEKRSYGSLFNSFYELESDYYVHYKKVMGTKSWGLGPVSLWANQDASDKAARGQTKPESQEEEGWLKWLNTKPENSVLYVSFGSMNKFPNSQLVEIGHALEGSGHNFIWVVRKNEEEGGGSFLEEFEKRVRKSGKGYLIWGWAPQLLILENAAIGGLVTHCGWNTVVESVNAGLPMVTWPLFAEHFFNEKLVVDVLRIGVPVGVKEWRNWNEFGSQVVSREDIGKAIASLMGGGEEDEEMRRRAKKLSVEAKKAIKVGGSSHNNILELIQDLHSLKLSKAQQHNNP